In Plectropomus leopardus isolate mb chromosome 20, YSFRI_Pleo_2.0, whole genome shotgun sequence, one DNA window encodes the following:
- the smyd1a gene encoding histone-lysine N-methyltransferase SMYD1a — protein MTVGNMESAQLFDAGKKGRGLKATKELSAGEVVFAEASFSAVVFDSLAYQVCHSCFRCQAKLHRCAQCKFAHYCDRTCQTACWDEHKQECGAIRKLGKAPSENVRLAARVLWRMQKDTGIVSDSQLISVDQLEDHVADLPEQGLKKLKTDVQSFLEYWSCGRKQHSPDYISHIFGIIKCNGFTLSDQRGLQAVGVGLFPNLCLVNHDCWPNCTVILNHGNQSAVSSALHSKRRIELRALEKIPEGQELTVSYVDFLSLSADRQKKLQDCFHFECTCEHCSQHIKDDLMMAASESEGKKPSADKVKEVTAFSKECLEKIERFRTEKDYQEVVKLCRECLEKQENVLADTHLYKLRVLSVASEVLSYMQSFAEAANCTRRMVEGYRKLYHPNNAQLGMAIMRAGVTHWHGGQIEVGHKMICKAYRILMVTHGPNHAITRDLESMRAQTEVELKMFKQNEQVYHSMRDAALKIQS, from the exons ATGACTGTGGGGAACATGGAGAGCGCTCAGCTGTTTGATGCTGGGAAGAAAGGTCGAGGCCTGAAGGCCACCAAAGAGCTCAGTGCTGGGGAGGTGGTCTTCGCCGAGGCCAGTTTCTCCGCTGTGGTCTTTGACAG cTTGGCCTATCAGGTGTGCCACAGCTGTTTCCGGTGCCAGGCCAAACTGCACCGTTGTGCCCAGTGTAAGTTTGCTCATTACTGTGACCGTACCTGCCAGACTGCATGCTGGGACGAACACAAGCAGGAATGTGGAGCCATCAGGAAGCTCGGCAAGGCGCCCAGCGAGAACGTTCG TCTTGCTGCTCGTGTGCTGTGGCGTATGCAAAAGGACACAGGCATCGTATCAGACTCTCAGCTGATCTCAGTGGACCAGCTGGAGGACCACGTGGCCGATCTACCTGAACAAGGCCTCAAGAAGCTCAAGACGGACGTGCAAAGCTTCCTGGAGTACTGGTCCTGTGGAAGAAAGCAGCACTCCCCTGACTACATCTCACACATCTTTGGCATC atcAAGTGTAATGGATTCACACTGAGTGACCAGAGAGGCCTGCAGGCAGTCGGTGTGGGTCTCTTCCCAAACCTTTGTCTGGTCAACCATGACTGTTGGCCCAACTGCACCGTCATCCTCAATCACGGCAA ccagtCAGCAGTGAGTTCTGCTCTCCACTCTAAGAGGAG gATCGAGCTGCGAGCTCTGGAGAAAATCCCAGAGGGGCAGGAGTTGACTGTCAGCTACGTGGACTTCCTCAGCCTGTCTGCTGACCGTCAGAAGAAGCTGCAGGACTGCTTCCACTTCGAGTGCACCTGCGAACACTGCAGCCAGCACATCAAGGATGACCTGATGATGGCTGCCTCAGAGAGCGAGGGGAAAAAA CCGTCTGCTGATAAGGTCAAAGAGGTGACTGCCTTCAGTAAAGAGTGTCTGGAGAAGATCGAGAGGTTCCGCACTGAGAAGGATTACCAAGAG GTGGTGAAGTTGTGCCGTGAGTGTCTGGAGAAGCAGGAGAACGTCTTAGCTGACACTCATCTGTATAAGCTGCGTGTGCTCAGCGTTGCCAGTGAGGTGCTCTCATACATGCAGTCCTTCGCTGAGGCTGCAAACTGCACCCGCAGGATGGTGGAGGGATACAG AAAGCTGTACCACCCCAACAATGCCCAACTGGGCATGGCCATCATGCGAGCAGGTGTCACCCACTGGCATGGGGGCCAGATAGAGGTGGGTCACAAAATGATCTGCAAGGCCTACCGCATCCTCATGGTCACCCATGGACCCAACCACGCCATCACCAGAGACCTGGAG TCCATGCGCGCACAGACTGAGGTGGAGCTGAAGATGTTCAAGCAGAATGAGCAGGTGTACCACAGCATGAGGGACGCTGCTCTGAAGATCCAGTCCTAA